From Anastrepha obliqua isolate idAnaObli1 chromosome 3, idAnaObli1_1.0, whole genome shotgun sequence:
ctctatcctcaacgtgtgactgtttggtgcggtttatggtccgacggagttattggaccttactttttcgaaaatgaagctggagcaacagttatggtgaacggattgcgctatcgagagatgattaacgattttgtatggccggaattggatggtactgatctgaacaacgtttattttcaacaagacggcgctacgtgccacacaagcaacgaaaccattaatcttttacgggaataacacctcttattggaaacccctttatctgtcaaaaacaaaaccaaatatgTCACGCTGTTGACACTGAAAAGACATCCTCCGGACTTGCGTAGCagtacaaaaaagcaaaaaaaaaaaaaaacaaaaatcgaactTACACTGCAAAATTCGAAAAGTCTCTGTACTTTTTGatcacacctcgtatgtatttatataaaattcgccccttttattttatattatatttttcttaaatatctacATGCAAATATTGTCGTCTGCGAGCACAAAAATCTATATTCtctgagttttttgttttgtctttttcattaattcatttttagcTTAAATTTTAGTTATTCAATAGACTAAAAACACTTGATTGGAGAGTTACATGgcaatatttacaatacaactaaatacttaatatataatttgttgACAAAATCGCCTAATGCACACTGCATTTGACAAAAGGTAAtgagaaaataatagaaatagtaAAGATCAAGGAAGGAAAGTTGGGTTATAATTTGAAGCGCGCAAGTTTTAGTGCAGGGATTCTTGCAAGAAATACCAAAATTGGCATATAGATTTTTGCAGAATTTGGAAATAGGAATGTAATGATTAAAAAAAGGTGAAAGAGGGTTTGATTGAACGTTGAGTGTTTACTACAAATgattgggttaggttaggtaaggtaGCTTTACTTCCAAACGTGCGATGGATATGAGAATGCGCGACCAAATTGGAGAGTTTGGAGTCACGGTGATATAGACTAATGGTTGAAACTCCAACAATGAAAAACTAATATCATGCATTTGGTAAAAATATGGTCGCAAAAAATGAAGACTGCAATGTAAAGTTTACCTATATCGGGTATGTTTTTTGCTCCATGGGAACTatggatatcgataactatggtttgacagctgacaatggcaaactgtgttgacattttcacatttctgttcagtaaggtttggcggCCGCCcctggcaggcaatggtaaacctccgagtgtatttctgccatgaaaaagctccgcataaaacCTGTCTGttgttcgaagtcggcttaaaactgtaggtctctccatttgtggatcaacatcaagacgcatgccacaaataggaggaggagctcggtcaaacacccaaaaagggtgtacgcgccaattatatatatatatatatatataaggcttGCCAAGTCAACATAAAGCATTTAACCATAgatcaacgcttccaaattttggaaattttgtttttaaataaataaatccgttcgcgaagttcatagatcaaaatgttgaagaaatctTCGAAATGTCGATTCACCGTCATTCTAAGCTTGTTGGTCTTTCCCTCCAACTATATGGAAAGTTTTACATAAGGCTTACGTGTCTTTAAAATACAACTCGTTCAAGAATTTAAGCCAAATGGCCATCGTTTGCaccgcatttttgctgattcggctcatttagatttattattcagttttaatggaaaaagtagtcaaaatttgAACTGTTCGAATGATGGTAACTCTTAGCCGAGACGGcgcaaaagaccatgaggtcgaaatgCAAACCTCATTAGGATTCTAACTCTTCGCCGGGGCGAATATAGGCCGTATATcagattcaaaaaataaatggcatgaAATTAGTTaccagattttattaaaaaaaattcggtccaacaatatttcgtttttgtattatcattttaagctctcagctcttaaaaaaaatcacccGATACATTAGggtggaacattttttttttcggaggcattcttaaataaaaaaaaataaaaaaatagatataagaaataaattcttCATACCTAAAAATTCCCAAGTGCAAGTTTGAACTGAACAAATTAAATTCATAGCACGTGAGTTCATATtaatatcgcaccctaaatacaaaagggtcacaactcaaaattttccaaaactgagttttttgcataaattaattcagagtacacatttctagctgctgcaaatatttcgttcacataactatcttctttaactggaaaaatacagttatgtctatttttatgtcaagtgtgttgcttttgcacgatcaactaaagagaattatttttagttgcgttaatgggttcaagaacagctgattacttttattacacataaagagttttattttgagttctacctctataactgtaaaaagtgataaatttcgtggtatattattttgcattgtgcctctttagttgtgaaaagtgagttcaattaggttaggaaacttataaaattaaatcattttatcagttaaaaaggtacaacttaagataatatcactagttaatcgaaaaaatttcagttaaagagtcataaatcaaaattttgttttattttcgcaaacataatataaaattgaaaaaaatatagtagaaccttcttcaatgttgtatattttcatgatggaacaatattttcttaaaatattacaataatttttacataaaacgtgTTTCGTCTCTTctgaaaatcttagtattttgagttgggacccttttgtatttagggtgcgatatgtgcaTATTAACttcattttaacaaaaaatagctTCCTTCAAAATTAGGATAGCACGAAATTGACTTCAGAGCTATGCTCTAATGAACTGTTCTTggtattatataattttaggtAAAATCTAAATCTACTAGGAATGATGTGGAAAAAATAGTTCCATTAAAATTAACCCACCCTAATATTCATATAATATTAGGTTAaggaaaaagaaatctattattttcgcgtaaattttttgcgcaaatggtttgtgactgttttatggtcgatcttaaGCTCCTGGGCTATGctatgactactaacatgccggtcaactttgattatttctgtgattttatcgacattatcgacatttcctTTAACATCAAACGAAACGGAAGCAAATGAACGGaattgacgaaaccaaaatggcacgtaaataaatattaaagtagTGGCACCAAAAACAtcgttcacaatttcagcggcctggcttgcatatTCGCCTTTATCAAGGAAAAACTGCAAAATGTACCAAATTTGCTATTTGTTGGCTTCcactgttaacaccctgtaactcataaCTGAgtggagcaaaaacaaaaaaacgcaaaagaatttttttagagtaAAATGTTACTTTGACAACGTGCATAAACTTTGTCTGGACGATAGTTTACGAGATATCGGTCACTACAGCCGtgcaccgagaaaataatggatttcttttttccccAAAACAATATCATACCATGCGCTTCGTTATGCCAAATCACACTACCACAGTAGGGGGAAAAGGGTACAAAAAAgtgttgaaataatttttcgagtctTGCGTAATTTTTGATTTAGTGTAAATAATCTCATTCAACTTTTCGTTATGTAAAACGGAGAGTGTAAATCGAGAGAATCATTACTATAGCCTAGCATTGTGCAAGAATTACAAGTatgctatatgtatgtatgtatgtatgtatatgtacacgaGCTTAACAGTTATGTATTTCTCATACTTCCAATGTGGGGAGGTATTTTAATTCGATTGTTGGTTTTTTCTCTTATTGAGGGGAGTTTTAGGCACGTCATTTTGCTATTGTCAAAAACATTGTATAtctctcatatgtatgtatgtacatatgtaatacaACTTTAGTCAAATATTTGTCCCTATAATTTTGCCACCATACACACGTATGATTTATCGGATATGTCTTAACAGAACTTAATCTAATTGTTTACCGCTTAGTTACTAATCGAATTTATCCTGATTTGGCatacaaataaagaattttGAACACCAAAGATTAATCGCTTGTGATAGACCCGTCAGCCATTTGACAGGTCGTTGGATAGTCAAGTAGTATATGGGAATGCCGGAGAGTATAATGACTGTGCCTACACCCACTTCGACGGGCGACTGGAAGACGGATGAGATCACAAGGAAAAGACACGTCAACAAATATATGATGGGTAAAAAGAGGCTGACACGTATGGGTCGTTCAGTTTTCGGTTGCTTATAACGCAACCACAACAACCCCGACACGGAGAGTAGCGTGAAGAGCGCCTCTACATAGCTGACATAGTTGATGAGCGAATAGATGTCCCTGATGAAGAGCAGCACCAAAGTAAGTATGCACTGTGGAagagatgttttttttattttaatgttataagaaaataattgaaaaaaatcaatcagTATTTACTACACTCACCAGAAATATTAGCGCCGGCACTGGTGTCAAGCAGTTCACATTAATCAGCGAAATCGCTGCAGGCAAATGACCATTTCGTGCACCGACAAAGAAGAGACGTGACGACGCGAATATGGCACCATTTAGTGAACCGAATGTAGAGCAGGCGACGAAGAATGGCATAAGCCAAGACATGAAGCCGAGCATTTTATCGCCGAAAGTCACAGCGACCGCTTCCGAAGATAGTATTTCCTCTGGCGAGAGCACCGAAAAGTAGGCAACATTTGTCACCACATAAATTAGCGTTACTACAGGCATTGAAATACAAATGGCGCGCGGTAAATTCTTGTATGGATCTTTCAGTTCTTCTGTGACGAAATTCAAATAATTCCAACCGGAATACGAGAATAGTCCACTATAGAAGGCGAGTGCTATTAGACCGGGTGCTTTGAATGTGCCACGCATTGGTTCCTCCCACAACTCAGTATTGCCAGCGAATAGATACCAAACGCCAGcggcaacaataacaaatagcGCAAACACCTTGGTGCCGGTAAATATATCAGTGACGCGTGTCACCCAACGAACGTTGTAGCAATTTATGACCGTGAGAATACCTGAGGGTGAGCGTAAGGgagtaagttaaataaaaaatattattttaaaatctgCTCAAAGTTATGTGCAAATAGGTATCGCTTGGAAACTTACATGTCATCACCGCTGCCAATAACTGTACCGCCGCTGTGGGTGCATCGCACGATGGCCAAAATGGCTGCAGCAAATATTGTGCGAATGTGAGCGCCGTTATGGCATTTCCAGTGGGCACGAGCACAAGCAACGCCACCCAGAGATATAAAAAGGCGGGCAGTGGACCGAATGCTGTGCCGATGTAAGCATAATCGCCGCCTGATTTCGGAATCATTGTGCCTGGAAGAAGAACAAAACGAAGATATAGCAAAGAatgagaaaatatttcatatttgataaacttttgacattttaattttatgctatAGCCGAAGGTCAATGTAGTCAGTGCTTTAGTTTTTTATGGTAATAATAGTTTTAGTATCTTTAGTGTGCCCAATGGCCGACACTTCAATCTAAATGCTTTagaaataacgggtgattttttagctattatctttttaaaaagttggtttaaacagctgatgcacgtttcgtgttttgtttcactgtcaaacatcttcagtttggtctataatttaaccatgaatcgtcttacaaacgaacaacgctaacaaatcattgaattttattataaaaatgcatgttcTGTTAAGGGGTTGCATGGGtctcgtcgggtaaaaaaaggcctattttccatatttttttttctatgtaaaaaattatttatttaattcaaacttttttctgtcttatagatacatatttaaagaataatttctgaaattttcaaaaaaaaaattaaaactcctccattgtgacgtcattttcggtgacccctcgaaaaaaaggtgcgtccgcgttgtcagcataaaaattggaattttggcagacatttttgcaaaaacattaaaatttcggtcaaatttgcttgacattttgttttttttaaatagttgtaattgaaaaaaaaaacaaaatccttcgttcaagcacgagtaaattgtatttcgaacacctgtgtaaaatttcatcaaaatcggttgagtagttttcgagaacatttgacaaccgtcacggttccgagaaaaacgcgtttaaagttttgagtaacaataaaagtggcttggagcgcacacatctcaaaggctgtatctccgaatttattactcggatcgacttgaaaattttgggTAATAATCctgtaaaaattaataagcaaaaaaaaaaataaatcgattttttgagctaacgaaacccatgtaaccccttaagaaagtttatcgcgcgcttctttcgTTTTATTGTCAGTTTAAttgacccactgaagcggctattcgagttattgtgactaaatttagaaccaaatttacattattggacatcaaaccaccgacacgcttacgtagagtgcgaactgaatcgcagctgtatcggccagtgttaatgatgaccatcaattatcgattcgtcgccgtttgcagcaattgggcctctgttactcaacaaagtggacaattttgcgaaaggatttaggtgtgaagtctttcaaaatacagctggtgcaagaattgaagccgaacgacctaccgcaacgcagaatttttggtgaatgggctcttgaaaagttggccgaagatccacttttttatcgaaaaattgtgttcagcgacgaagctcatttttggatcaatgcgTACGTAAATAaattggagtgaagatcagccagaagaattgcaagggctaccaatatatccagaaaaggtcacagtttggtgcggtttatgggctggaggtatcattagaCCGTACTTCtttaaagatgctgcgaatcgtaacgtaactgtgaatggtgagcgctaccgtgaaatgatatccaacttttttttgcccaaaatgaaagagcttgacttgcatgacatgtggtttcagcaagacggtgccacatgccacacagcacgcgtaacaatggacttattGAGAGGCgggttcggtgaacattttatttcacgttcggggcctgtcaattggccacccagatcgtgcgatataacgcctttagatatTTTtggtggggctatgttaaagctcatgtctattcagacaagcctgcttcaattaacgcattggaagacaacattaaagcatttatatgtgagataccggccgaaatattggaaagagtatgccaaaattggactaagcggatggaccatttgaagcgcagtcgcggtcaacatttgcatgaaataatcttcaaacattaaattatatggactgtactatcgatgtaaataaaaatttcatgcatttttctgaattttacgtgtttttttttaaactttcctatagctcttaaaaaatcaccctttaattAATACTAGTCCTCTCGACTGCCACTACTACCATTAAATGTTGTACAGcaggttttttttaacttagatGTTCCCTGCCCCAGCCTGGGAATTGGTTGAAATTCAAattcttttagtaaattttccgccttgcggacaaaattcaaaatatctgcTACAGGgaaattagttatttttttggATCCATTTAATCTGTAAGAAAGATCTGCAGTCTTGACTTTGTCAAGGCAAAACAGTTACAAAAGATATGCTCTGTGGTTTCATTATCCTTCAGACAGAGTCTACACTGTGTTTCATTCCCCATGTGAATTTTTGAGTGATGGTAATTTAAGTGAGCTCTCAGAAAACCTACTATTTTCTTGATGTCTACTTTACGCATGTTATGCAATTCCCTGTTGTACGTAAAAGGTCTTTAACCCTTTGGCTTCATGGAGTTCTTGTGTTTCTTCCCAATGCGTAATTCTTTGAGTATTTCTCCAACTATTTGCCCTACATTTAACTTCTGCTTAGTTGATACCACAGTAATTTCCTCTGCACCGTAAAAAGCTGCTGGGGATGCCTCTCCCTAGCGAGTTCATTAgcaatttcattacattttattcCAGATGGACCAGGAAACCAGcaaagtacaattttatttattgcaccAAGTTGGGTTAGGTTGTTAAGGCATTCCTACCCGAGTTTCGTCGCATAGAATGTGAAGCTGGTGCTTTTAATGCAGCTTGATTGCATCCCTGTGTTGCCCCTAATATGATTTCTTCTCGCACAGattaaattttcttgaatttcagCCCGAAAGACGCTAGGCGATTTGCCCATTGGTTCGGAGATTTGCGCCTTGAACAATACATCCCTTTAGTTTTTTatgtgaaatgatttttttaattattaatatactattttaataaataaatgaaaaaatatatttatactcattcattttattttttataatttttttttcttatatattttttttaaatatatttcttttttatttcttataaaaataaagttcatactactactaattttcaatatttctaaaaaaattaaaacaaaaatcaacaagttttcataaaatttcaaattttttggttcgaatttttagaaaaattctgagtatGCAGCTTTGTAACCCATTCAATTTTGACCAGTTTAAAGTAGCGCAAAATTCgttgtaatttttgataatttttttagttaacaaTGTTAcgccttttcttccatataacgaatgctcgacatttttttatatggagcaaATTCACAGCActgccaccaaaaaaaaaagaaaaaaaagaaaaatcaacgcGACTTTGCGAACTCTTCAAACTTGTACACAAACACTTCATGTgctataaaattacatacacaGAAAATTGTCGAAGAAAAGTGAATCGGTTCATTCTGAATTGAGAACAAATAATATAATTGAGATATGATTTTATTGctactaaaaattatttgttatttgaaaattttgcttgtaattctgatattttaaaaaataaatcgcaAACATTTCCGATTAAgcctcatggtgaaaagatttttagaggtgtactacctagcagaccgttattcggctctgagcgaatttgacaaataTGCCGAcgttattcgttttgtgtttcattaaGCTAAAGCCAGGTTTGAtggttaggtatggtgaaaaaaaaaaaaatttgaggggaactttggattttcgttattgcttttgtgtttcactaagctaaagctaagtTCCCCTAAttgtttttttcaccatacctaacgagcaaacctggtatctatcatacTTGaataaacctttttatttataattttattattctccTAGACATCAATGCACAGCGACTTTGTGATGGCAGTTCACTtactgtgaaaaataaaaataagtgcaGTAGAAACTCTATTCTCTCACGTGTGCTCTTCTAATGCTTCCTTGTTCTTCCCCTCCTACTTTCACTTTTTGCAGCCTACTATTTCCCCttgtcaatttttattttcgcctAAAAAcctatatttttaaacttttagaaTTAAACTCAGCGCGCTGTACAATAACTTATGGTTGTCTGCTTgattaatcaaaaaatattaatgaaaaccTGGATCGGTTTCGAGGTTGTCGCAAGTACTCAAgtttttttccatacaaattaaaatagtttttttactgatagcaatgcaagtttatttgtgtttattatatatacatataattggagcgtacaccctttttaggtgtttggacgagctccttctcctcctattttcCAGTTCCTACagttcaagccgattccgaacggcagatattttttatgagaagctttttcatgccaggtttaatattgcctgccgaagggcgaccgctattagaaaaaaatgtttcttagttttgtttttttattatattaattaaatacactttaaaGCGTATTCAAGTTTCATGtgaaattaaagatattttcgatttttgtttgctttgtacaCAATCGCTTGTTTAGCACCCCACTCTTTCTGACCCTCTGCAGCGTCATAACATTATTTAAGAAAGCACTGTGCGCTGAGCCGATTCGACTAACACACGGTTTTTCTCTCACTTTGCCGATCGCCTTGAAATATCGTGTAATCTCAGTTGCCGACGttattttgttgtattataCCATTGCACaaagtgttgttgttttgttgttatgaAGTTCGTCGGCACAACTACATAATATGTAACATTTACGAAACTTTCTGCCTTCTTTCCAGCAACAATTTGTTTGGGAGTTAAAGGTACAGGTGGAAAAATGGAGTGGGGTTTCAAAAAAGTCTAACGGACAATTTTATAACAACAAAGTCTACATGTGCTAAGTGCAGTAAAAGTGTACATAAGTATGAGGAGAGCACAAAGTTGAAGTCTGCAACAATTGCTCTTAGAATGAAAAGCGTAATACTTTTTATGCAatcataacaataacaacaaatctgTGAGCAAAAGAGAAGTCCAATTTTAGATGACTTTAATAGTAACATTTAATGAAGTACCAATTTAGGCAGAACTTATAAAGCTTCTACAACAGTAACAGTaataacagtaacaacaacaacaacagcagcaacagtagGAAGTGCATGAAGAATCCTTTCTTCTCACATGGGCGTATGTTGCGTGTTCACGTGTCGTAAAACCTTCTTAATCATTTCTGTACGCTTCagataaacttaatttattgtCTTTGCGTGCCATTGCAATACATTTTGGATATTGACTATTTCATAAATTATGCATAAAATCAGAAATTAACTTTTAATTACGAATATCAAGGGAAAATACAATTAAGAAAGAAAAGATTGATTTGATAAGAATGATTTGATAAGAATGATTTCTAGTTTGTTATTCTAAAAtcgattcaaagaaaaaaatgaggaAATTGAATAGTTTTTCGCGTCACAACTTTTATTTAACGAGGCAATGaggaaattgaatattttttcgcgTCACACCTTttatttaacgatttttttctttgaatcgaTTTTAGAATATCAAACTAGAAATCATTATAGAATTCGAAATCAGCCCTACTTTCATTACTACTGCCCCTTTTGCATTGGATACGGAGATCATTATTTGAAATTATCTACTTGATGAATGACACTAAATTTGGGATAGCATTTGTTTATATAAGAAATAGTTGGCAACGCATAACAACTTTGCAAAGAGAAGTAGTTTACGAGAGCGCTTCACTATGGTTTAGTTAAGCAAGCACTAAATAAATTCGCTCTCATGCCGCGCTCAAAATTTTACTTACGCTTACTCCCAGGTAactcaatgcaaaaaaaaaaaaacaaataataagagAAAAACGTGCagaaatagaaacaaaataaaactaaaaatcaaaAGAGCGGCTCTAATGCGAAAAGTACTCTAATGcctgtttcaaaaaaaattgaagttacagatacaaatttatgtatgtacgcaaTTTCAAGATGTCTGCAGAATTTTAACcctaataaaattgtattaaaactaaagataaaaaaaaattaataaataaataaaaaaaaaagaaaagaagaaaagaacGAACATAACTTCCATAATATACTTACGTTATTTAAAATACGTTAAAAACGCAACTCTATTAAAAAACAACTCTGGATTACTTAAAGCTATTTTGAATTTGTTAATCAATCCAATTCTGATTTGGAGTTTTATGCTCGCAAGAAAGCGTAATAAAAGCGACTTATTGGTATTCAAAATTACTAGAATGATCTTGTATCTCATGTTAGATCAAGTAAAAAATGCGTTAAATGAGAGGTGTGACCCGAAAAactattcaaagaaaataataatttagttttattttgctttaataaaattttattattcattaaaaataaaactatttgttttttcaaattaagtgcattgtttaaaataaaatggcagCCCTATTCAAAAATACGTCAGGTTTCGGTTGATACCCAAATTTTCTTGGTATTTTTCCTCCCTCCTGCACCCTTCAAGCACTTTTTGCGGTTTGAGATCCTCCACTATGCTAATATTTCTAAAAACgcataatttcttaaaataaataaatatataaattattttattttatttaaaattcctaAAATTCACCACCCAGCTCTGACGCATTTCTACCAATCCTCAAATACCTTcttatctatgtatgtaagtgaaaCCCATTTTAACATacaaccaataacaacaacaattcaaaaaCATCATAATAGCCACCTGAATGTCTTATCGcaatttctttagtattttatttatctctAAACAGAAAATGAtagttttttcattcaaattttcttCCGTTGTGACCTAAAAACTATTCTAAACAAATGCGTCAAGTTGTGTATACCAACTGCGCGCGCATGAATGTTCGAGTATGTAAGTAGACTGGTGGCATTTAACCACAAACAATTTGGCTGATGTAAGTTCTCTAAATTTGGCTGAAGTAAGTTGCATCATGTTTTTCTACCTTCAGCTTCttctaaataagtttttttcgcTAATTCCACTCAGCCCTACTTTCGTACATTTCCACATGGAGTGAACGGATATGGAACGAATGGACAAGATTATTGCGGTAAAATTGAAGACCTTATTTGGTTTCCTTTTGCTTTTTTATCTACCCTTCAAGTATTCGTATGTCTTTGCGCATACCCTGTAGGAAAAACAGTGAAGCCCCGAAGTAGTGAAAAAAAATGACTGGTTCAAAATTAAATTCGTTATTCACCTAGCGACGACAGTCAACAGTGCGCTGagtaaatactcgtatatggagTGATAACGAAATACGAGTACACGTTAGGGAGGAACAtcttttttaagaaatgttGGCACATGAGACCTGTTGATTTGATTGACTTTTAACAGCAGGTCTACATATATgaattggcacaaaattaatcatccattttcgtttttaaataacttaattaaataaaaatatataaaaaatgtatttataaaaacataaattaaaaatttatagaaaattatataaaaaaatttatttataaaaatataaattaaaaatgtataaaaaaatgtataaaaacatttatttgtaaaaatataagttaaaaatttagaaaaaattatagaaaaacaaatttatttaaagggtttttcaattggcgtgggttgattttggcgccctgtggcagccattttgttttggtgacatctgttaaatcttttgtttattattcagttgtttatgccaaatcatcatggcaagttacacgattgaacagaaCGTTCAAAtggtaaaactttattatcaaaatgagtgttcattaacgcaaacgttgcgcgcattgcgcccatttttcggtagacgtggtggcccttccaatttcttatggcccatattgaaccatatggacctagacgacatgtggttccagcaggacggcgctacgtgccacacagcaaacgccattttattccatttc
This genomic window contains:
- the LOC129240813 gene encoding Y+L amino acid transporter 2, whose protein sequence is MARIQASDNVPPRPLFDTPVNSIADVGAQNNCSADSSSQGSGVKLKKQIGLLDGVAIIVGVIVGAGIFVSPKGVLLYSGSIGQSLIVWILCGALSMVGALCYAELGTMIPKSGGDYAYIGTAFGPLPAFLYLWVALLVLVPTGNAITALTFAQYLLQPFWPSCDAPTAAVQLLAAVMTCILTVINCYNVRWVTRVTDIFTGTKVFALFVIVAAGVWYLFAGNTELWEEPMRGTFKAPGLIALAFYSGLFSYSGWNYLNFVTEELKDPYKNLPRAICISMPVVTLIYVVTNVAYFSVLSPEEILSSEAVAVTFGDKMLGFMSWLMPFFVACSTFGSLNGAIFASSRLFFVGARNGHLPAAISLINVNCLTPVPALIFLCILTLVLLFIRDIYSLINYVSYVEALFTLLSVSGLLWLRYKQPKTERPIRVSLFLPIIYLLTCLFLVISSVFQSPVEVGVGTVIILSGIPIYYLTIQRPVKWLTGLSQAINLWCSKFFICMPNQDKFD